In a single window of the Raphanus sativus cultivar WK10039 chromosome 9, ASM80110v3, whole genome shotgun sequence genome:
- the LOC108826626 gene encoding probable WRKY transcription factor 49, with the protein MAEEEDSGWKTSYGSHALDELFVNEPHLLFLPQEQHLRLMPKENSIINKLVSSNFDSGPRLQDIANAVAMVEPLTHPVRQISESTVPILRRRTLSKVDRYTLKVKNNSNGMSDDGYKWRKYGQKSIKHSPNPRSYFKCTNSICNAKKQVERSIDDPNTYIITYEGFHLHFTYPFFLSDSTHRSNKKPKIKNEAQNKAHFEINPKSQAQEKNKQIKLVKSDYQNCMAYEADGNTPANLEDGFFPPLIQGWQQQGLLEDVVATAIKNIPTNDGGLAASRSSLPSYTSSTCSFSRTDSPPLSPSFFKLDSQFFHSGFSDERVQSDLENFKHL; encoded by the exons AtggcagaagaagaagactctGGGTGGAAGACAAGTTATGGAAGCCACGCCCTTGACGAGCTTTTTGTTAATGAACCACATCTCTTATTTCTGCCACAAGAACAACATCTTAGGCTCATGCCAAAGGAAAATTCCATCATCAACAAGTTAGTCTCATCAAACTTTGACTCCGGTCCAAGACTCCAAGATATCGCAAACGCTGTGGCCATGGTTGAACCCCTAACCCACCCAGTCCGACAAATCTCGGAATCAAC GGTCCCAATATTGAGAAGGCGTACTTTGAGCAAGGTGGATAGGTATACATTAAAGGTGAAGAACAACTCTAACGGAATGAGTGATGATGGATACAAATGGAGAAAGTATGGTCAGAAATCCATCAAACATAGCCCCAATCCAag GAGTTATTTCAAGTGCACAAACTCAATATGCAATGCAAAGAAACAAGTGGAGAGATCAATTGATGACCCTAACACATATATCATCACCTACGAGGGTTTCCATTTGCACTTCACCTATCCTTTCTTCTTATCCGATAGCACACATAGATCCAAtaaaaaacccaaaataaaaaatgaagcTCAAAATAAAGCCCATTTTGAAATCAATCCTAAATCTCAAGCccaagaaaaaaacaagcaaATTAAACTAGTCAAATCAGACTACCAAAATTGTATGGCCTATGAAGCCGATGGAAACACACCGGCAAACCTGGAAGATGGTTTTTTTCCCCCACTTATTCAAGGCTGGCAGCAACAAGGGCTTCTTGAAGATGTGGTGGCTACGGCAATAAAAAATATTCCGACCAATGATGGTGGTTTGGCAGCTTCTCGGTCTTCATTACCGTCTTATACTTCCTCAACATGCTCTTTTTCTCGGACCGATTCACCACCCCTTTCTCCATCTTTCTTTAAGTTGGATTCCCAGTTTTTTCACAGCGGATTTAGTGATGAAAGAGTTCAATCGGATCTTGAAAACTTCAAGCATTTATGA
- the LOC130499757 gene encoding delta(3,5)-Delta(2,4)-dienoyl-CoA isomerase, peroxisomal, with amino-acid sequence MDHPYKTLEIVRENTSSSVFHLILNRPSQLNALSLDSFAELPKALSSLDQNPDVSVIVLSGAGKHFCSGIDLASLSSISARASSGGDRGRSSELLRRRIGSMQAAITAVERCRKPVIAAVHGACIGGGVDLVTACDVRYCSEDAFFSVKEVDLAIVADLGTLQRLPRIVGYANAMELALTARRFSGGEAKDLGLVSRVFGSKSELDKGVTMIAEGIAAKSPLAVTGTKAVLLRSREMSVEQGLDYVATWNSGMLISDDLNEAVSAQMMKRQPRFSKL; translated from the exons ATGGATCATCCCTACAAAACCCTAGAAATCGTTCGCGAGAACACTTCATCCTCCGTCTTCCACCTCATCCTCAACAGGCCGTCGCAACTCAACGCCCTATCCCTCGACTCCTTCGCCGAGCTCCCGAAAGCCCTATCCTCCCTCGACCAAAACCCAGACGTCTCCGTCATCGTCCTCTCCGGCGCCGGAAAACACTTCTGCTCCGGCATCGACCTCGCCTCCCTCTCCTCGATCTCGGCCCGAGCCTCCTCCGGCGGCGACAGGGGACGCTCGAGCGAGCTTCTACGCCGCAGGATCGGATCGATGCAGGCGGCGATAACCGCCGTGGAACGGTGCCGGAAGCCCGTCATCGCCGCCGTGCACGGCGCGTGTATAGGAGGAGGCGTCGATCTCGTCACGGCCTGCGACGTTAGGTACTGCTCCGAGGACGCGTTCTTCTCGGTCAAGGAGGTTGATCTCGCGATCGTCGCGGATCTCGGTACGCTCCAGCGGTTGCCGAGGATCGTCGGGTATGCTAACGCTATGGAGTTGGCGTTGACGGCGAGACGGTTCTCGGGTGGTGAGGCGAAGGATCTTGGGCTCGTTTCTCGGGTTTTCGGATCTAAGTCGGAGCTTGATAAAGGCGTCACGATGATCGCTGAAg ggATAGCGGCGAAGTCTCCTTTAGCTGTGACGGGGACAAAGGCTGTGTTGTTAAGAAGTAGAGAGATGAGTGTGGAACAAGGTCTTGACTACGTGGCTACTTGGAACTCGGGTATGCTTATATCGGATGATCTCAACGAAGCTGTGTCTGCTCAGATGATGAAAAGACAACCTCGTTTCTCTAAGCTGTGA
- the LOC130499756 gene encoding squamosa promoter-binding-like protein 2 isoform X2 — protein sequence MDCEWENLISFGTSSAEIPRKLRPMDWEADEFDCSFTTAGLAHAFSKRSKSTSISSSSPEARTLNFTSEELGSSEEFAKGMDTSPSLDLSFGSGEPVLGLKLGKRTYFEDFWEVENAARGSALPVSLVSSSSASPVKRTKSVAQKLQTPRCQVEGCNLDLSSAKDYHRKHRICGNHSKSPNVVVSGEERRFCQQCSRFHCLSEFDGKKRSCRRRLSDHNARRRKPNPGRTYGKQQMDFVWNRFALIHPRSEEKFLWPNPKPIPSRGLIQQPAKTRAELFSKENVTISSRMGASQDLDGALSLLSNSTSWVPSDQPTRFSLDHHPTTNLQPMAHRSVTQLSTVSDYWQPDPPAVEGPTGLHRNGVGKFTENYFGLNQFLN from the exons ATGGATTGTGAATGGGAAAATCTAATATCTTTCGGTACTTCATCAGCTGAAATTCCAAGAAAGCTACGACCAATGGATTGGGAAGCTGATGAGTTTGATTGTAGCTTTACTACAGCTGGTCTAGCTCATGCTTTCTCTAAACGCTCAAAGTCAACCTCCATTAGCTCTTCATCACCCGAAGCGAGAACACTCAACTTCACATCAGAAGAGTTGGGGAGCAGTGAAGAGTTCGCGAAAGGAATGGATACCTCTCCGAGTCTTGATCTTTCCTTTGGCTCTGGTGAACCGGTTCTTGGTTTAAAGCTGGGTAAGAGAACATACTTTGAAGACTTCTGGGAAGTGGAGAATGCGGCCAGAGGCTCGGCACTTCCTGTGAGCCTTGTGTCGTCATCTTCTGCTTCTCCCGTGAAGAGAACGAAATCTGTTGCTCAGAAGTTACAAACTCCTCGTTGCCAAGTTGAAGGCTGTAACCTCGATCTCTCGTCAGCTAAAGACTATCATCGGAAACACAGGATCTGTGGAAACCATTCCAAGTCCCCTAATGTCGTTGTGAGTGGTGAAGAGCGTCGGTTCTGCCAACAGTGTAGCAG ATTCCATTGTCTCTCTGAGTTTGATGGGAAGAAGCGTAGCTGTCGCAGGCGTCTCTCAGATCACAATGCAAGACGTCGCAAGCCAAATCCTGGGAGGACATATG GGAAACAACAGATGGATTTTGTATGGAATAGATTTGCTCTTATCCATCCAAGAAGTGAGGAGAAGTTTCTATGGCCAAATCCAAAACCTATACCATCTAGAGGGTTAATACAGCAACCTGCAAAGACTAGAGCTGAGTTGTTCAGTAAAG AAAATGTGACAATCTCTTCAAGGATGGGTGCTTCTCAAGATCTTGATGgtgctctctctcttctgtcaAATTCAACATCATGGGTTCCCTCTGACCAGCCAACACGGTTTTCCCTTGATCACCACCCCACAACCAACCTCCAACCCATGGCTCACCGGTCCGTGACTCAACTCAGTACGGTGTCCGACTATTGGCAGCCGGACCCACCAGCTGTTGAGGGTCCAACTGGTCTACATAGAAACGGGGTGGGCAAGTTTACTGAGAACTACTTCGGCTTGAACCAGTTTTTAAACTGA
- the LOC130499756 gene encoding squamosa promoter-binding-like protein 2 isoform X1, which translates to MDCEWENLISFGTSSAEIPRKLRPMDWEADEFDCSFTTAGLAHAFSKRSKSTSISSSSPEARTLNFTSEELGSSEEFAKGMDTSPSLDLSFGSGEPVLGLKLGKRTYFEDFWEVENAARGSALPVSLVSSSSASPVKRTKSVAQKLQTPRCQVEGCNLDLSSAKDYHRKHRICGNHSKSPNVVVSGEERRFCQQCSRFHCLSEFDGKKRSCRRRLSDHNARRRKPNPGRTYAGKQQMDFVWNRFALIHPRSEEKFLWPNPKPIPSRGLIQQPAKTRAELFSKENVTISSRMGASQDLDGALSLLSNSTSWVPSDQPTRFSLDHHPTTNLQPMAHRSVTQLSTVSDYWQPDPPAVEGPTGLHRNGVGKFTENYFGLNQFLN; encoded by the exons ATGGATTGTGAATGGGAAAATCTAATATCTTTCGGTACTTCATCAGCTGAAATTCCAAGAAAGCTACGACCAATGGATTGGGAAGCTGATGAGTTTGATTGTAGCTTTACTACAGCTGGTCTAGCTCATGCTTTCTCTAAACGCTCAAAGTCAACCTCCATTAGCTCTTCATCACCCGAAGCGAGAACACTCAACTTCACATCAGAAGAGTTGGGGAGCAGTGAAGAGTTCGCGAAAGGAATGGATACCTCTCCGAGTCTTGATCTTTCCTTTGGCTCTGGTGAACCGGTTCTTGGTTTAAAGCTGGGTAAGAGAACATACTTTGAAGACTTCTGGGAAGTGGAGAATGCGGCCAGAGGCTCGGCACTTCCTGTGAGCCTTGTGTCGTCATCTTCTGCTTCTCCCGTGAAGAGAACGAAATCTGTTGCTCAGAAGTTACAAACTCCTCGTTGCCAAGTTGAAGGCTGTAACCTCGATCTCTCGTCAGCTAAAGACTATCATCGGAAACACAGGATCTGTGGAAACCATTCCAAGTCCCCTAATGTCGTTGTGAGTGGTGAAGAGCGTCGGTTCTGCCAACAGTGTAGCAG ATTCCATTGTCTCTCTGAGTTTGATGGGAAGAAGCGTAGCTGTCGCAGGCGTCTCTCAGATCACAATGCAAGACGTCGCAAGCCAAATCCTGGGAGGACATATG CAGGGAAACAACAGATGGATTTTGTATGGAATAGATTTGCTCTTATCCATCCAAGAAGTGAGGAGAAGTTTCTATGGCCAAATCCAAAACCTATACCATCTAGAGGGTTAATACAGCAACCTGCAAAGACTAGAGCTGAGTTGTTCAGTAAAG AAAATGTGACAATCTCTTCAAGGATGGGTGCTTCTCAAGATCTTGATGgtgctctctctcttctgtcaAATTCAACATCATGGGTTCCCTCTGACCAGCCAACACGGTTTTCCCTTGATCACCACCCCACAACCAACCTCCAACCCATGGCTCACCGGTCCGTGACTCAACTCAGTACGGTGTCCGACTATTGGCAGCCGGACCCACCAGCTGTTGAGGGTCCAACTGGTCTACATAGAAACGGGGTGGGCAAGTTTACTGAGAACTACTTCGGCTTGAACCAGTTTTTAAACTGA
- the LOC108823359 gene encoding LOW QUALITY PROTEIN: uncharacterized protein LOC108823359 (The sequence of the model RefSeq protein was modified relative to this genomic sequence to represent the inferred CDS: deleted 2 bases in 1 codon), translating to MSPIAITQLATGLSVLAGAVLVKSVLDQKPMAGGPFPRCPTCNGTGRVTCFCSRWSDGDIGCRRCSGSGRASCSNCGGTGNRHPLPVQITVRPPSRPF from the exons ATGAGTCCTATCGCCATCACCCAGCTAGCCACAGGTCTTAGCGTCTTAGCCGGCGCGGTTTTAGTCAAATCGGTTCTTGACCAAAAGCCTATGGCCGGTGGTCCGTTCCCTCGCTGTCCGACCTGCAACGGCACGGGACGAGTCACGTGCTTCTGCTCTCGTTGGTCTGATGGAGATATCGGATGTCGTAGGTGTTCCGGTTCTGGTCGTGCGTCTTGTAGCAATTGCGGTGGAACCGGAAACCGG CACCCTTTACCGGTTCAAATCACGGTTCGGCCTCCTAGTCGCCCTTTCTGA
- the LOC108823357 gene encoding LOW QUALITY PROTEIN: uncharacterized protein LOC108823357 (The sequence of the model RefSeq protein was modified relative to this genomic sequence to represent the inferred CDS: deleted 1 base in 1 codon), translated as MLLGLRTKSRRDKGVFVEYLISIKELKPWPTSQVPAQCVLLKWENGENSSGSFIAVVGKDTIMFNESFRLALTLEPKGVEDKKFHKNLLELHVYDAKKRDKGVKNKLLGSAVVNLADYGVLTNSVPVGAPFTFKKSSRNDANSEVYLTIEPAGEDEGYRSSSSSQPKMRGSVDKEGSEFSLASLTDDDDDASSQSSSSRRVSFSAMCEAYPMNAEAEMKGDEKKGWKHVTLKHSNNEAALVSEIENLLREEERKRQSNELVAVSAESDQKQKNDTIASKLKKQFSEIRSVPSPLPPDAARKQMRLRTNTLAIGRKTLGMEGVPRLKQLKSIQVLFDGTGTNTINDDIRKKASGVSNTLGLTTTPQEPRTETLEDELKEAAALEAAVYSVVAEHSSSMSKVHAPARRLARFYLHACKGNGSDHSKRACAARAAVSGLILVSKACGNDIPRLTFWLSNSIVLRATLSRGIEKLNLVSIKPGSDEWEDPRAFLAALEKFESWIFSRVVKSVWWQSMTPYMQSAPVKGLMTRKVSGKRRLGHKNQGLYAIELWKSAFKAACERLCPLRGSRQECGCLPMLAKLVMEQLISRLDVAMFNAILRESASEMPTDPVSDPISDINVLPIPAGKASFGAGAELKNAIGTWSRWLEDQFEQKKDISDDSNNKEKPECENFRLFHLLNSLGDLMMLPFKMLADKSTRKEVCPTLGPPIIKRVLRNFVPDEFNPHRIPRRLFDVLNSEGLTEEDNGCIIVFPCAASPTVYLMPSTDSIKRFIGELNNPSLSETGLSVYKKQYTSDDELDDLDTSINSIISAPGTTSSSEWMPKGHGRRKTVRYQLLREIWKEDGLQ; from the exons ATGTTGTTGGGCCTTCGAACAAAGAGCCGTAGAGACAAAGGAGTTTTCGTTGAGTATCTAATCTCAATCAAGGAGCTAAAGCCATGGCCAACGAGCCAAGTCCCCGCACAATGCGTCCTTCTCAAATGGGAGAACGGCGAAAACAGCTCAGGCTCATTCATCGCGGTCGTGGGCAAAGACACGATCATGTTCAACGAGTCCTTTAGGCTAGCCTTAACGCTAGAACCCAAAGGTGTGGAGGACAAGAAGTTTCATAAGAATCTTCTTGAACTTCATGTCTACGACGCCAAGAAGAGAGACAAGGGGGTCAAGAACAAGCTTCTTGGCTCGGCCGTGGTCAACCTCGCTGACTACGGCGTGTTGACCAATTCTGTTCCCGTGGGGGCTCCGTTTACTTTCAAGAAAAGCTCTAGGAACGATGCGAACTCTGAGGTT TACCTAACCATCGAGCCGGCCGGAGAGGATGAAGGTTACAGGAGTAGCAGTTCGTCGCAGCCGAAAATGAGAGGATCTGTTGATAAAGAAGGTAGTGAGTTTAGTTTGGCGTCGTTGACGGATGACGACGATGATGCTTCGTCGCAGAGTTCGTCTTCACGCAGGGTTTCTTTCTCAGCTATGTGTGAAGCATATCCCATG AACGCAGAGGCTGAGATGAAGGGAGATGAGAAGAAAGGTTGGAAACATGTAACGCTTAAGCACAGTAACAACGAGGCAGCACTCGTCTCCGAGATCGAGAATCTactaagagaagaagagagaaagagacagaGCAATGAGTTAGTGGCTGTGAGCGCAGAGAGtgaccaaaaacaaaagaacgATACAATTGCCTCAAAGCTCAAGAAACAGTTCTCTGAGATCAGATCAGTTCCTTCTCCGCTACCTCCAGACGCAGCGAGGAAACAGATGAGACTTCGGACGAACACTCTTGCCATAGGAAGAAAGACTCTAGGCATGGAAGGTGTACCAAGACTGAAACAGCTCAAGTCTATTCAGGTGCTTTTTGACGGAACCGGTACCAATACAATCAATGATGATATCCGGAAAAAGGCGAGTGGAGTGAGCAACACGTTAGGTTTAACAACAACTCCGCAAGAGCCTAGAACAGAGACGCTTGAAGATGAGCTGAAAGAAGCAGCAGCTCTTGAAGCAGCGGTTTACTCTGTGGTCGCCGAGCATAGTAGCTCCATGAGCAAGGTTCACGCACCAGCTCGTCGTCTTGCTAGGTTTTATCTTCATGCTTGTAAAGGAAATGGCTCTGATCATTCTAAGCGAGCATGTGCAGCTAGAGCCGCGGTTTCTGGATTGATATTAGTTTCTAAAGCATGTGGAAATGATATTCCAAG GTTAACGTTTTGGCTATCAAATTCGATTGTGCTTAGAGCAACTTTAAGCCGAGGTATAGAGAAACTGAATCTGGTCTCTATCAAACCCGGTTCAGACGAATGGGAAGATCCTCGAGCTTTTCTTGCGGCTTTGGAGAAGTTCGAGTCTTGGATATTCTCTCGTGTTGTTAAATCAGTATGGTGGcag AGTATGACGCCGTATATGCAATCTGCACCGGTTAAAGGATTGATGACAAGGAAAGTTTCGGGGAAAAGACGGTTAGGTCATAAGAACCAGGGACTCTATGCTATAGAGCTATGGAAGAGTGCTTTCAAAGCTGCTTGTGAAAGACTTTGCCCACTAAGAGGTTCAAGACAAGAGTGTGGTTGTCTACCTATGCTTGCTAAATTG GTTATGGAACAGTTGATCAGTAGACTTGATGTAGCAATGTTCAACGCGATACTTCGTGAGTCAGCAAGTGAAATGCCGACAGATCCTGTCTCTGATCCGATCAGTGACATAAATGTTCTTCCAATTCCAGCAGGAAAAGCAAGTTTCGGGGCAGGCGCAGAACTAAAAAATGCG ATTGGAACTTGGTCTAGATGGCTTGAGGATCAATTCGAGCAAAAGAAAGACATATCTGATGATAGCAATAATAAGGAGAAGCCAGAATGTGAAAATTTCAGATTGTTCCATCTACTTAACTCTTTAGGCGATCTAATGATGCTTCCATTCAAAATGCTTGCAGACAAATCCACAAGAAAAGAG GTTTGTCCAACACTTGGTCCACCAATAATAAAAAGAGTTCTACGAAACTTTGTCCCAGACGAATTTAACCCGCACAGAATCCCTAGAAGACTATTCGATGTTTTGAACTCCGAG GGTTTGACCGAAGAAGATAATGGATGCATCATAGTCTTCCCTTGTGCAGCATCACCAACAGTATACTTAATGCCGTCTACAGATTCCATAAAACGCTTCATAGGAGAGCTGAACAATCCATCTTTATCCGAAACCGGGTTATCGGTATATAAGAAACAGTACACGAGCGACGATGAGCTGGATGACTTAGATACATCGATCAACTCTATAATCTCTGCTCCTGGAACAACCAGTTCATCAGAGTGGATGCCGAAAGGACACGGACGTCGAAAGACCGTAAGATATCAGCTCCTTAGAGAAATATGGAAAGAAGATGGATTACAATAA